One window of Saprospiraceae bacterium genomic DNA carries:
- a CDS encoding mobile mystery protein B, whose translation MGLDLEYIDGQTPLDEEEKEGLLIPTVATREELDEFEQQNIEQAIQWVLMRSFKLDVIFTEAFVRKVHKRMYADLWAWAGDFRKTNKNLGVDRWQISTELKILLDDAKYWIKNKTYSPDEIAIRFKHRLVSIHCFPNGNGRHSRLMADIIIEKLFRKTAFSWGANNLSQQSDTRAAYIAAIKITDKGDLAPLLAFARS comes from the coding sequence ATGGGATTAGATTTAGAATACATTGATGGGCAAACTCCATTGGATGAAGAAGAAAAAGAAGGCTTGCTCATTCCTACAGTTGCTACACGTGAAGAGCTGGATGAGTTTGAACAGCAAAATATAGAACAGGCCATACAATGGGTGTTGATGCGATCATTTAAGCTGGACGTAATTTTTACAGAAGCATTTGTCCGCAAGGTACATAAACGAATGTATGCCGATCTATGGGCTTGGGCAGGTGATTTCAGAAAGACTAACAAAAACCTTGGCGTGGATAGATGGCAAATATCCACCGAACTCAAAATCCTCTTGGATGATGCAAAATACTGGATTAAAAACAAGACTTATTCCCCAGATGAAATTGCAATAAGGTTTAAACATCGACTTGTAAGCATTCATTGTTTCCCCAACGGCAACGGCAGACATAGCCGATTGATGGCCGATATTATTATCGAGAAACTATTTAGAAAGACTGCATTTTCATGGGGTGCAAATAATCTGTCTCAGCAATCTGATACGAGAGCAGCTTATATAGCTGCCATCAAAATAACCGATAAAGGAGACTTAGCGCCATTATTGGCATTTGCCCGTTCATAA